One segment of Hemicordylus capensis ecotype Gifberg chromosome 8, rHemCap1.1.pri, whole genome shotgun sequence DNA contains the following:
- the APOA1 gene encoding apolipoprotein A-I, which produces MKALAVTLVLVFLTAGAQARHFWQQDEPQQTELERVKDLIHVYLETIKVGTNEAVSQFEASALGQQLNLNLAEHLASLHVAAEKLREELGPQMQELRQQLSRDLETFHQELVKDMEGMKAKMQPYLNQFRERVQQEAEAIRTRMQPIGQEFKETVRQSLEALHQKVAPVAEDARDKLRAHVEQLRTDLAPIQEELRQQVTQKLQALREKGIPNVDEYKAKIQQHVSSLWEKIPPFVESLREHVGPAVEVLKTHIHGLVEAAQKQMEAQQQQSSA; this is translated from the exons ATGAAGGCCCTCGCAGTGACCCTCGTCCTGGTGTTCCTCACCG CAGGAGCCCAGGCCCGCCACTTCTGGCAGCAGGATGAGCCCCAGCAGACGGAACTGGAGCGCGTGAAAGACCTGATCCACGTCTACTTGGAGACGATCAAAGTTGGCACCAATGAGGCCGTTTCCCAGTTCGAAGCCTCCGCCCTGGGCCAGCAGCTGAA CCTCAACCTGGCCGAGCACTTGGCGAGCCTGCATGTGGCCGCGGAGAAGCTCCGGGAAgagctgggcccccagatgcagGAGCTCCGGCAGCAGCTGAGCCGAGACCTGGAGACCTTCCACCAGGAGCTGGTCAAGGACATGGAGGGGATGAAAGCCAAGATGCAGCCCTACCTCAACCAGTTCCGGGAGAGGGTTCAGCAGGAGGCCGAGGCCATCCGGACCCGGATGCAGCCCATCGGCCAGGAGTTCAAGGAGACGGTCCGCCAGAGCCTGGAGGCGCTGCACCAGAAGGTGGCCCCCGTGGCCGAGGACGCGCGGGACAAGCTGCGGGCCCATGTGGAGCAGCTGCGCACGGACCTGGCCCCCATCCAGGAGGAGCTGCGCCAGCAGGTGACCCAGAAGCTGCAGGCCCTGAGGGAGAAGGGCATCCCCAACGTGGACGAGTACAAGGCCAAGATCCAGCAGCACGTCAGCTCCTTGTGGGAGAAGATCCCTCCCTTCGTGGAGAGCCTCCGTGAGCACgtgggcccagccgtggaggtCCTCAAGACCCACATCCACGGCCTGGTGGAGGCCGCCCAGAAGCAGATggaggcgcagcagcagcagagcagtgcCTAG
- the LOC128333495 gene encoding apolipoprotein A-IV-like isoform X2 → MALRAAALILSLWAIAGAQAEISADQVADVVWGYFTQLSSNAKETVEQLQQAEISQQLNTLFKDNLQAVNSYAGELQKQLVPFATDLHARLAQDSEKLKEQIQQELEELQARFSPFADEVHQQINKNIQELQAKLSPYAKELRAQVDKNAAKLRKQLEPLAQELQGKLQENVGNLQTALGPYADQMQEQISQQVEDIKGQLTPYADELKAKVDQSVEELRTSLSPYAQDVQDQLNHQLEGLAFQMKKGAEELRVKLSEGTEDLRQKLTPYAQELRQKLQESNFPETLGPYVEGLNGKIDQQIEAFRQTMGPYGEDFNRLLVQKVEGMRQKLSPYAGEVEDHLSFLEKDVRDRLTSFFDTLKPIEN, encoded by the exons ATGGCTCTGAGGGCAGCTGCCTTGATTTTGAGCCTCTGGGCCATTGCAG GGGCTCAGGCTGAAATCAGCGCTGACCAGGTGGCTGACGTGGTCTGGGGTTACTTCACCCAGCTGAGCAGCAACGCCAAGGAGACGGTGGAGCAGCTCCAGCAAGCGGAAATCAGCCAGCAGCTCAA CACCCTCTTCAAGGACAACCTCCAGGCTGTCAACTCCTACGCTGGGGAACTGCAGAAGCAGCTCGTTCCCTTTGCCACAGACCTGCACGCCCGGCTGGCCCAGGACTCTGAGAAGCTGAAGGAGCAAATCCAGCAGGAGCTGGAAGAGCTCCAAGCGCGGTTCTCTCCTTTTGCAGACGAGGTCCACCAGCAGATCAACAAGAACATCCAGGAGCTGCAGGCCAAGCTCTCCCCTTACGCCAAGGAGCTGCGCGCTCAGGTGGACAAGAACGCGGCCAAGTTGCGCAAGCAGCTGGAGCCCCTGGCCCAGGAGCTGCAGGGCAAGCTGCAGGAGAATGTGGGCAACCTCCAGACGGCCCTGGGGCCCTACGCGGACCAGATGCAGGAGCAGATCAGCCAGCAGGTGGAGGACATCAAAGGGCAGCTGACCCCCTACGCCGATGAGCTCAAGGCCAAGGTGGACCAGAGCGTGGAAGAGCTGCGCACGAGCCTGTCGCCCTACGCCCAGGATGTCCAGGACCAGCTGAACCACCAGCTGGAGGGGCTCGCCTTCCAGATGAAGAAGGGTGCTGAGGAACTGCGGGTCAAGCTCTCCGAGGGGACCGAGGACCTGAGGCAGAAGCTGACCCCCTACGCCCAGGAGCTGAGGCAGAAGCTGCAGGAGTCCAACTTCCCGGAGACCTTGGGGCCCTACGTGGAAGGCTTGAATGGGAAGATCGACCAGCAGATTGAAGCCTTCCGCCAGACCATGGGGCCCTATGGGGAGGACTTCAATAGGCTGCTGGTGCAGAAGGTGGAGGGGATGAGGCAGAAGCTGAGTCCCTACGCGGGGGAGGTGGAGGACCATCTCAGCTTCCTGGAGAAAGACGTGAGGGACAGACTTACCTCCTTCTTTGACACCCTCAAGCCTATTGAAAACTAA
- the LOC128333495 gene encoding apolipoprotein A-IV-like isoform X1: MDRLMPHVPTKRCGSGGGGALGWAGTGPRPAPSGGRLPSLQHRLSHLFLQTVQVVIRLLGSSAEPFPAEKRRKKKKKRSIPQPAPTNTEPQTMALRAAALILSLWAIAGAQAEISADQVADVVWGYFTQLSSNAKETVEQLQQAEISQQLNTLFKDNLQAVNSYAGELQKQLVPFATDLHARLAQDSEKLKEQIQQELEELQARFSPFADEVHQQINKNIQELQAKLSPYAKELRAQVDKNAAKLRKQLEPLAQELQGKLQENVGNLQTALGPYADQMQEQISQQVEDIKGQLTPYADELKAKVDQSVEELRTSLSPYAQDVQDQLNHQLEGLAFQMKKGAEELRVKLSEGTEDLRQKLTPYAQELRQKLQESNFPETLGPYVEGLNGKIDQQIEAFRQTMGPYGEDFNRLLVQKVEGMRQKLSPYAGEVEDHLSFLEKDVRDRLTSFFDTLKPIEN; encoded by the exons ATGGACCGTTTAATGCCGCACGTGCCAACAAAGAGGTGTGGGAGCGGGGGGGGCGGTGCGCTGGGTTGGGCAGGAACaggcccccgccccgccccctcagGCGGCAGGCTTCCCTCTCTCCAGCACCGCCTCAGCCACCTTTTCCTTCAAACGGTCCAGGTAGTGATTCGCCTGCTGGGCTCCAGTGCTGAACCATTCCCTGcagaaaagaggaggaagaagaagaagaagag ATCCATCCCTCAACCAGCACCCACCAACACCGAGCCACAGACGATGGCTCTGAGGGCAGCTGCCTTGATTTTGAGCCTCTGGGCCATTGCAG GGGCTCAGGCTGAAATCAGCGCTGACCAGGTGGCTGACGTGGTCTGGGGTTACTTCACCCAGCTGAGCAGCAACGCCAAGGAGACGGTGGAGCAGCTCCAGCAAGCGGAAATCAGCCAGCAGCTCAA CACCCTCTTCAAGGACAACCTCCAGGCTGTCAACTCCTACGCTGGGGAACTGCAGAAGCAGCTCGTTCCCTTTGCCACAGACCTGCACGCCCGGCTGGCCCAGGACTCTGAGAAGCTGAAGGAGCAAATCCAGCAGGAGCTGGAAGAGCTCCAAGCGCGGTTCTCTCCTTTTGCAGACGAGGTCCACCAGCAGATCAACAAGAACATCCAGGAGCTGCAGGCCAAGCTCTCCCCTTACGCCAAGGAGCTGCGCGCTCAGGTGGACAAGAACGCGGCCAAGTTGCGCAAGCAGCTGGAGCCCCTGGCCCAGGAGCTGCAGGGCAAGCTGCAGGAGAATGTGGGCAACCTCCAGACGGCCCTGGGGCCCTACGCGGACCAGATGCAGGAGCAGATCAGCCAGCAGGTGGAGGACATCAAAGGGCAGCTGACCCCCTACGCCGATGAGCTCAAGGCCAAGGTGGACCAGAGCGTGGAAGAGCTGCGCACGAGCCTGTCGCCCTACGCCCAGGATGTCCAGGACCAGCTGAACCACCAGCTGGAGGGGCTCGCCTTCCAGATGAAGAAGGGTGCTGAGGAACTGCGGGTCAAGCTCTCCGAGGGGACCGAGGACCTGAGGCAGAAGCTGACCCCCTACGCCCAGGAGCTGAGGCAGAAGCTGCAGGAGTCCAACTTCCCGGAGACCTTGGGGCCCTACGTGGAAGGCTTGAATGGGAAGATCGACCAGCAGATTGAAGCCTTCCGCCAGACCATGGGGCCCTATGGGGAGGACTTCAATAGGCTGCTGGTGCAGAAGGTGGAGGGGATGAGGCAGAAGCTGAGTCCCTACGCGGGGGAGGTGGAGGACCATCTCAGCTTCCTGGAGAAAGACGTGAGGGACAGACTTACCTCCTTCTTTGACACCCTCAAGCCTATTGAAAACTAA